From Scomber scombrus chromosome 13, fScoSco1.1, whole genome shotgun sequence, a single genomic window includes:
- the LOC133992659 gene encoding alpha-tectorin-like, whose amino-acid sequence MFLHADDATCPPTSVRCVKDAVCTVTGSTVIDVDGNAASVPDRCAYTLLSESGIKLQAVFQDRRRKDISFLDHVILHLDKDVNIHLGQGGRVTLKDKELSLSSTPVKHHDVELTKDQTGVTAKLLKSKYGTSVFFDGYTAQIHMKVPSGTTIQGLCGKSSQTLSGVKVSELSSDSCDKAHTDAVDSTIDCKEITKRCELLKTAPFDSCHSSIKPDPYIKACTDTLCKYPAVDGLKCQFLEAYAKACSLVGKTVKDWGTPTSCSSAKAFCQDKFCSAHEFCAEDTSGGTSCLCRPIFASKYRTAKTFGEPTVCDKNSASVSLAGCLMEEKNIDYSVLHLNDKTCKGQRDEKTHMVTFSFNSDTCGTVLTAENKQLKFKNAILAQDSSSSKITRHDEVKIDFSCFYNQPDVETMSFKIKDSSVTQEIVSGPWEYTLTMKAYTDASRTQAVSSSTEILLEQTVWVELKTVGLDDKLVSVVTDSCWATNEKSSSAKLKYDLIVKGCPSSADKTVKVEGNGLGTSNYFSFNMFQFSGKDGDVYLHCKLNLCVNKGNTCTPSCGGGKRRRRSARNRYVDVNPAFITMAWSCFHGNSDGPTGFDPQRDSRFWLYPPEKICSVVVAMKPCWHRAVITKHC is encoded by the exons ATGTTTCTTCATGCTGATGATGCTACTTGCCCCCCCACTTCTGTCAGGTGTGTGAAAGATGCCGTGTGCACGGTGACCGGCTCCACTGTCATCGATGTCGACGGTAATGCTGCCTCCGTCCCGGATCGCTGTGCGTACACTCTGCTGTCAGAATCAGGCATCAAGCTGCAGGCCGTCTTCCAGGACCGCCGTCGTAAAGATATTAGTTTTTTGGATCATGTGATCCTGCATCTGGATAAAGATGTTAACATTCACCTGGGACAAGGTGGGAGGGTTACG CTGAAGGACAAAGAGCTGAGCCTCAGCAGCACACCTGTGAAGCATCACGATGTGGAGCTCACTAAGGACCAAACTGGGGTCACCGCCAAGCTGTTGAAGTCCAAATACGGCACCTCTGTCTTCTTTGATGGCTACACCGCACAGATCCACATGAAAG TACCAAGTGGAACCACCATACAGGGTCTATGTGGCAAGTCCAGTCAGACTCTGAGTGGAGTGAAGGTCTCTGAGTTAAGCTCTGACAG CTGTGATAAAGCGCACACGGACGCTGTTGACAGTACGATTGACTGCAAGGAAATAACTAAACG CTGTGAACTCCTGAAGACGGCTCCCTTCGACTCCTGCCACAGCTCCATCAAGCCTGATCCCTACATCAAAGCCTGCACCGACACTCTGTGCAAATACCCGGCGGTGGACGGTCTCAAGTGCCAGTTCCTGGAGGCCTACGCCAAAGCCTGCAGCCTGGTCGGCAAGACAGTCAAGGACTGGGGGACACCGACCAGCTGCT CCTCTGCCAAGGCCTTCTGTCAGGACAAGTTCTGCAGTGCTCATGAGTTCTGTGCTGAGGATACCAGTGGTGGAACCAGCTGCCTCTGTCGGCCCATTTTTGCCTCCAAATACAGAACGGCAAAAACTTTTG GCGAGCCGACCGTCTGCGATAAAAACTCTGCTTCAGTCAGTCTGGCTGGTTGTCTCATGGAGGAAAAGAACATCGACTACTCTGTCTTACACCTCAACGACAAGACATGCAAAGGTCAGCGGGACGAAAAGACCCACATGGTGACATTCAGCTTCAACAGCGACACCTGTGGGACAGTGCTCACG GCcgaaaacaaacaacttaagTTCAAGAACGCCATCCTTGCTCAGGACAGCTCTAGCTCCAAGATCACTCGCCATGATGAAGTGAAAATCGACTTCTCCTGCTTCTACAACCAGCCGGACGTCGAAACCATGTCCTTCAAAATCAAAGACAG ctctGTGACCCAGGAGATTGTATCTGGACCTTGGGAATACACTCTGACCATGAAGGCCTACACTGACGCCAGCCGCACACAAGCTGTGTCATCCAGCACTGAAATCCTGCTGGAGCAGACCGTCTGGGTGGAGCTGAAGACGGTTGGGCTGGATGACAAACTGGTCTCCGTGGTGACCGACTCCTGCTGGGCGACCAACGAGAAATCATCCAGTGCGAAGCTGAAATACGACCTGATCGTGAAagg CTGTCCCAGCTCTGCTGACAAGACGGTAAAAGTGGAGGGCAACGGACTGGGAACGTCCAACTACTTCTCCTTCAACATGTTCCAGTTCTCTGGGAAGGATGGTGACGTCTACCTGCACTGCAAACTCAACCTGTGTGTGAATAAGGGCAACACCTGCACCCCG AGCTGCGGTGGCGGTAAGAGAAGACGCAGATCTGCCAGGAATAGATATGTGGATGTAAACCCAGCCTTCATCACCATGGCCTGGA gttgtttccatggtaactcGGACGGACCTACAGGCTTCGACCCTCAGCGTGATTCCAGATTTTGGCTTTACCCTCCTGAAAAGATTTgctcagttgttgttgctatgaAGCCATGCTGGCACAGAGCTGTGATAACCAAACACTGCTGA